Sequence from the Rutidosis leptorrhynchoides isolate AG116_Rl617_1_P2 chromosome 3, CSIRO_AGI_Rlap_v1, whole genome shotgun sequence genome:
GCACATTATGAACTGGACGATGGAAAATGTAAATGGCAAGTATCCACCTTGGCGAATTTGTAGAGAACCGCGCTTAGGTAAATGTATTCCGCTAAGCTTATCGCAAGTACGTATAAGATCACAAGAAGTATGTTCATATGACGCTAAAAGAATCACCGGAGATGGAATGAGTGAGGAGGCCGTCATCGATGACCATCGAAGTCCCAAGTATGGCGGCAAATAGAAGCGTAAACTTGGCAAAGTTACTATGCTCGAGATTTTTCTTAACCCTTGATGCTATTGTGTTATGTTTGCCCGATAATTCAAGTTGATAAGTTGAAACCTCTTGATCTTCGGATTCCTCACTTGGGATTAAACCTACCTTTGCATATCGACACAATTTCAAGTACAGCGTAGGTTTTTTTGTTAACAAGGGGTACATCTGCGTTGTACTTGAATTTGTGCCGATATGCAAAGGTAGGTTTAATCGCAAGTGAGGAATCCAACGATCAAGAGGTTTCAACTTATCAACTTGAATTACCAGGCAAACATAACAAAATAGCATCAAAGGTTAAGAAAAATCTCGAGCATAGTAACTTCGCCAAGTTTTCGCTTCTATTTGCTGCCATACTTGGGACTTCATTGGTCATCGGTGACGGCATCCTCACTCCTTCTATCTCCGGTGATTCTTTTATCGTCATATGGAAAACAAACATACTTCTTGTGATATTATACGTACTTTTTATAAGCTCAACGGAATACATTTACGTAAGTGTGGTTCCCTACAAATTCGGCCAAGGCGGATACTTACCAGTTACATTTGTCGTCGTCCTAATGTTCATAATGTGCATTTGGAACTACGTTTATCGTGCAAAATACAACGAGCTCGATCACAAGGTGTCACTAGAAGCAATAAAAGACATTGTTACAGACACAAACATTAGTCATATGGAAGGACATGCAATCTTTTACTTCGAGCTTGCACAAGGCATTCCCCCAATCTTTAAACACTATGTTAACAATGTGCCTGCTTTACATTCGGTTATTGTGTTTGTTTCCATTAAGTCGTTGACGATTAGTA
This genomic interval carries:
- the LOC139902637 gene encoding potassium transporter 21-like, whose product is MENVNGKYPPWRICREPRLGKCIPLSLSQVRIRSQEVCSYDAKRITGDGMSEEAVIDDHRSPKYGGLIASEESNDQEVSTYQLELPGKHNKIASKVKKNLEHSNFAKFSLLFAAILGTSLVIGDGILTPSISGDSFIVIWKTNILLVILYVLFISSTEYIYVSVVPYKFGQGGYLPVTFVVVLMFIMCIWNYVYRAKYNELDHKVSLEAIKDIVTDTNISHMEGHAIFYFELAQGIPPIFKHYVNNVPALHSVIVFVSIKSLTISRVAPEERGFCSEE